One window from the genome of Hippoglossus hippoglossus isolate fHipHip1 chromosome 6, fHipHip1.pri, whole genome shotgun sequence encodes:
- the nudt7 gene encoding peroxisomal coenzyme A diphosphatase NUDT7 gives MQTKEEAVAVLKSFDIGDKFSDLPVLPRASVLIPLFVRDGELHTLMTLRSAELRTNAGQVCFPGGKKDPEDRDDVDTALREAGEEIGLTADGVEVVCRLFPFMHKSGLLVTPVVGFIEESFRPCPNPAEVSAVFTVPLDFFISEKGHSAAHGAAGTVGSLHSFYFVDTDSGSQYHIWGMTAMLAILVAALALGKKPEFDVGFDLEDPLSFFQQTLQRRINKL, from the exons ATGCAGACCAAAGAGGAGGCTGTCGCCGTTTTAAAGTCGTTCGACATCGGAGACAAGTTCTCCGACCTGCCGGTGCTGCCCAGAGCCTCCGTGCTGATCCCTCTGTTCGTGAGGGATGGAGAGCTGCACACCCTGATGACTCTGCGCTCAGCGGAG CTGAGGACCAACGCCGGACAGGTGTGTTTCCCCGGTGGGAAGAAAGACCCTGAGGACAGAGACGATGTGGACACGGCCCTGAGGGAAGCTGGAGAGGAGATCGGTCTGACAGCTGATGGGGTTGAGGTGGTCTGCAGACTGTTCCCTTTCATGCATAAG AGCGGTCTGCTGGTGACTCCGGTGGTTGGATTCATAGAGGAGTCATTTCGTCCCTGTCCAAACCCGGCTGAGGTCAGCGCCGTGTTCACCGTCCCTCTGGACTTCTTCATCAGCGAGAAGGGACACAGCGCCGCCCACGGTGCTGCTGGGACGGTGGGGTCACTGcactcattttattttgtggaCACTGATTCAGGAAGCCAATATCACATATGGGGCATGACAGCCATGTTGGCCATACTGGTGGCTGCACTCGCTCTCGGGAAGAAACCGGAGTTTGACGTTGGTTTTGACTTAGAGGATCCTTTATCCTTCTTCCAACAGACTTTACAGAGAAGAATTAATAAATTATGA